One window of Treponema denticola genomic DNA carries:
- a CDS encoding YkgJ family cysteine cluster protein, protein MDKQFWKSGLNFSCTRCSACCRFDPGFVFLSEHDLSRLLEWAIMPKDEFIKVYCRWVPKDDGFEYLSLKEKLNYDCILWDDGCKAYTARPRQCSDFPFWNSILSSKDMWDINAQYCPGMGKGEFYSAEKIEKILTRRKAEPCIKRRVD, encoded by the coding sequence ATGGATAAGCAATTCTGGAAAAGCGGTTTAAATTTTTCATGTACAAGGTGTTCGGCCTGCTGCCGATTTGATCCGGGATTTGTGTTTTTATCCGAACATGATCTTTCGAGATTGTTGGAATGGGCAATTATGCCTAAAGATGAATTTATAAAAGTGTATTGCCGCTGGGTTCCTAAGGATGACGGTTTTGAGTACCTGTCCTTAAAAGAAAAGCTCAATTATGACTGTATACTTTGGGATGACGGATGTAAGGCCTATACTGCCAGACCCCGTCAATGCTCGGATTTTCCTTTTTGGAATTCGATTTTAAGTTCAAAGGATATGTGGGATATAAATGCCCAATATTGTCCCGGTATGGGAAAGGGCGAATTTTATTCTGCCGAAAAAATTGAAAAGATTCTTACAAGGAGAAAAGCTGAACCTTGTATTAAACGGAGAGTAGATTAA
- a CDS encoding MBL fold metallo-hydrolase: MLVKFWGVRGSLPAPLTPAQVQSKIAAVVQRITLKDIESQDSRERFLASLPKWLFGTIGSNTSCVEVETDDGEHLIFDAGTGIRELGIDLMKRPDYGKNTTYHLFFSHFHWDHIQGLPFFNPAYDPKNKIIVYSTRKKAKEFLEDQMKYPYFPISMLGEDGFGASFEFKYIEPDQKYVEIGDTKIGWHRVRHPGGCTAYSVIEKGKKIIYSTDTELRPRDFERNEQNAEFYTDAEMLIIDAQYTLTDSILKEGWGHSTFSVAIDFAAGWNIKSIALFHHEPTYQDKKVFSLKQTADWYRDCSRAPDIEIFIAQEGRSFLI; this comes from the coding sequence ATGCTTGTAAAATTTTGGGGTGTTAGAGGGTCGCTTCCGGCTCCGCTTACACCGGCACAAGTTCAAAGTAAGATTGCTGCTGTAGTTCAAAGGATAACTCTAAAAGACATCGAAAGTCAGGACTCAAGGGAAAGGTTTTTAGCCTCTCTTCCTAAATGGCTCTTTGGTACAATAGGCTCCAATACCTCCTGTGTTGAAGTCGAAACCGATGACGGTGAGCACCTTATTTTTGATGCAGGAACAGGAATAAGGGAGTTAGGAATCGATTTGATGAAGAGGCCGGACTACGGAAAAAATACGACCTACCATTTATTTTTTTCACATTTTCATTGGGATCATATTCAAGGTCTTCCTTTTTTTAATCCCGCCTATGACCCCAAAAACAAGATAATTGTTTACAGTACCCGAAAAAAAGCAAAAGAATTTTTAGAAGATCAGATGAAGTACCCGTATTTTCCTATTTCGATGTTAGGCGAAGACGGATTCGGCGCTTCTTTTGAGTTTAAATATATCGAGCCCGATCAAAAATATGTTGAGATAGGCGATACTAAGATAGGCTGGCACCGAGTACGCCATCCGGGAGGATGTACGGCCTATTCGGTAATCGAAAAAGGAAAAAAAATAATTTATTCTACAGATACGGAGCTTCGTCCTAGGGATTTTGAAAGGAATGAACAAAATGCCGAATTTTATACCGATGCCGAGATGCTGATAATTGATGCACAGTATACCCTTACCGATTCAATTTTAAAAGAAGGGTGGGGGCACTCGACTTTTTCCGTAGCCATAGATTTTGCAGCCGGTTGGAATATAAAAAGTATTGCTCTTTTTCATCATGAGCCTACCTATCAGGATAAAAAAGTATTTTCGCTCAAACAAACAGCCGACTGGTACAGGGATTGTTCCCGTGCTCCCGACATCGAAATTTTTATTGCTCAAGAAGGCAGGTCATTTTTAATATGA
- the mltG gene encoding endolytic transglycosylase MltG: MKNKSKIVIIILCIAGFLAGITFFVLSLNNPPLEFSEPIVTFKIPRGTAAKTVIGELKAKNLIRSELYAYAYLRLKKLNLKAGTYQIKPEMTTHDILHKLTEGSQALKKLTIPEGLSLKKTAQVFENVGLIKAEDFIAITSDSDFLEKNGIKAKTAEGFLYPDTYFFGEEDTPEMMVKMIIKTFFEKTSSIPNFPKDFNEIYKKVILASIIEREYQLPEEAPIISSVFTNRLKINMGLQSCATVEYIITEIKNKKHPTRLFYEDLEIQSPYNTYIHEGLPPGPISNPGFTALNAACNPANTDYFYFRLIDPDTGKHVFTKTISEHNKAGEGLLLKKAAGQ; encoded by the coding sequence ATGAAAAATAAATCAAAGATTGTCATAATAATATTGTGTATAGCTGGCTTTCTTGCCGGTATTACATTTTTTGTTTTGTCGCTTAATAATCCCCCTTTAGAATTTTCAGAGCCGATTGTAACATTTAAAATACCGCGCGGTACTGCTGCAAAAACGGTTATCGGTGAGTTAAAAGCTAAAAATCTTATACGCTCTGAGCTTTATGCTTATGCCTATCTTAGGCTTAAAAAACTTAATTTAAAAGCCGGAACCTATCAAATAAAGCCTGAAATGACCACCCATGATATTTTGCATAAACTCACCGAAGGTTCGCAAGCCCTTAAAAAACTTACAATCCCTGAGGGTTTAAGTCTAAAAAAAACGGCTCAAGTTTTTGAAAATGTAGGTCTTATAAAAGCTGAAGACTTTATTGCGATAACGTCCGATTCAGATTTTTTAGAAAAAAACGGAATTAAGGCAAAAACAGCCGAGGGCTTTTTATATCCCGATACCTATTTTTTCGGAGAAGAGGATACTCCTGAGATGATGGTAAAAATGATTATAAAAACTTTTTTTGAAAAAACTTCATCTATTCCGAATTTTCCTAAAGATTTTAACGAAATCTATAAAAAGGTGATTTTGGCCAGCATTATTGAAAGGGAGTATCAGCTTCCTGAAGAAGCTCCTATAATTTCAAGCGTTTTTACTAACCGCCTTAAAATAAATATGGGACTTCAATCATGTGCAACCGTTGAATACATAATTACCGAAATCAAAAATAAAAAGCATCCTACCAGACTTTTTTATGAAGACTTGGAAATTCAAAGTCCTTACAATACCTACATCCATGAAGGTCTTCCGCCGGGGCCTATTTCTAACCCCGGATTTACGGCCTTAAATGCTGCCTGTAATCCCGCAAATACGGATTATTTTTATTTTAGACTGATAGATCCGGATACGGGAAAACATGTGTTTACAAAAACCATAAGCGAGCATAATAAGGCCGGAGAAGGTCTTTTATTAAAAAAAGCTGCAGGCCAATAA
- a CDS encoding glycosyltransferase family 4 protein, whose translation MKIGVDAFGCDHGRSGIGSYILSIVKNLPKNDYEFELFGPELDKYTYTSDIDYVSFTGIDISDTKLSEKIWHFKNLNSFIKKQRYDAVIYPAGVELLPPIFTVPSILVIQSLLSADLGAIAKMGLKRTLKNASGLISPTKYIQNDLSQFGVNSSDIKVIYNGIDGSLFKPITNDEDRVLIQPFAIQRPYIIYASRMTHEQKCHVELIKAFAMFKKQTGSPHRLVIAGSDGNNSEAVHNAVIQSGFSSDILLTGYFPHESLPQLYSSADLCVFPSMIEGVGLPVIEAMACGVPVACARAGALPEVAGDSALFFNSKKPEEIAEAISSLVDCDKNTAKRKEMIEKGFGWVKQYNWETTAHKTIEYIDSLLKK comes from the coding sequence TTGAAAATTGGAGTTGATGCATTCGGATGTGATCACGGCCGCTCAGGCATAGGCTCTTATATACTGTCTATTGTAAAAAATTTGCCTAAAAATGATTACGAATTCGAGCTTTTCGGTCCCGAACTTGATAAGTATACATATACATCCGACATAGATTATGTTTCTTTTACAGGTATAGATATTTCCGATACAAAACTTTCGGAAAAAATTTGGCATTTTAAAAACTTAAACTCTTTTATAAAAAAACAAAGATATGATGCCGTAATTTACCCTGCAGGAGTAGAGCTTTTACCTCCTATTTTTACAGTGCCTTCTATTTTGGTTATTCAAAGTCTTTTGTCTGCAGACCTTGGAGCTATTGCAAAGATGGGCTTAAAACGTACGCTTAAAAATGCCTCAGGCCTTATAAGTCCTACAAAATATATTCAAAACGATTTATCACAGTTTGGGGTAAACTCATCAGATATAAAAGTAATATATAATGGTATTGACGGCTCTCTTTTTAAGCCTATTACAAATGATGAAGACAGGGTTTTAATACAGCCCTTTGCAATTCAAAGACCTTATATAATTTATGCCTCCCGAATGACTCATGAGCAAAAATGCCATGTAGAATTAATAAAGGCTTTTGCCATGTTTAAAAAACAAACAGGTTCTCCTCATCGTCTCGTTATTGCAGGCTCTGATGGAAATAATTCCGAAGCTGTTCATAATGCGGTAATACAATCAGGGTTTTCTTCGGATATTTTGCTTACAGGTTATTTTCCTCATGAAAGTCTTCCTCAACTTTATTCATCGGCAGACCTTTGCGTCTTTCCTTCGATGATAGAAGGGGTCGGCTTACCGGTTATTGAGGCCATGGCCTGCGGTGTTCCTGTTGCTTGTGCAAGGGCCGGAGCGCTTCCTGAAGTTGCAGGGGATTCGGCTCTGTTTTTTAATTCAAAAAAACCGGAGGAGATTGCAGAAGCTATTTCTTCTTTAGTCGATTGCGATAAAAATACGGCAAAAAGAAAAGAAATGATAGAAAAAGGTTTTGGCTGGGTAAAACAATATAATTGGGAGACCACAGCTCATAAAACTATCGAATACATAGATTCTTTGCTAAAAAAATAA
- a CDS encoding phosphoribosyltransferase — MKEFLNYNTVRDNGLILARKMYDEGYVPDVIYASMRGGAYLANVISEFFKIAYKNEKKILYSTVVAHSYSGVHNNSEIVLDGWTLQPSKLPADASVLLVDDIFDSGATINYLVDELIKQGLKRENIKIAVHDYKYFHDKKEQYEHHPDYWCRKHDIYTEKDNLWIHYMSHELVGLSNEELEENYYSKNPVLKNVFKGIIN, encoded by the coding sequence ATGAAAGAATTTTTAAATTACAATACGGTAAGAGACAACGGACTTATTCTCGCCAGAAAGATGTATGATGAAGGATACGTTCCCGATGTTATTTATGCCTCTATGAGAGGGGGTGCCTATCTGGCAAACGTAATAAGTGAATTTTTTAAAATAGCTTATAAAAATGAAAAGAAAATTCTGTATTCAACAGTTGTTGCTCACTCGTATTCAGGTGTTCATAATAACTCGGAAATTGTATTGGACGGTTGGACGCTACAGCCAAGCAAACTACCCGCCGATGCTTCTGTTTTATTGGTCGATGATATTTTCGATTCCGGTGCTACAATAAATTATCTCGTCGATGAGTTAATTAAACAAGGGCTAAAAAGAGAAAACATAAAAATTGCCGTCCATGATTATAAATATTTTCATGATAAAAAAGAACAATATGAGCATCATCCCGATTATTGGTGCCGAAAGCATGATATTTATACCGAAAAAGATAATTTATGGATTCATTATATGAGCCATGAATTAGTCGGTCTTTCTAATGAAGAACTCGAAGAAAACTATTATTCGAAAAATCCTGTTTTGAAAAATGTATTTAAAGGAATAATAAATTGA
- a CDS encoding chitobiase/beta-hexosaminidase C-terminal domain-containing protein, translated as MKKLKIYSILKIGFILAAFSLFALDLNCYELDELEIKQDYKKDGVNLDIKYPESEESYVFYRSFNPNTNLYKGGKLKKGEKPFFDFGTELCVWVQTSSGSMSRPSHLIIEPLKEKKLLNVLSPQEGIWSETQKLIIQHPPKTQIIYSVDGSDPSDFGLLYTEPINLEKEGKIELRVKAVSESGNITEKIINYEVSPSGLPSPKIPEPALNEEPDKDLEYNILNWYFLEFNSDVPIYYLTKKTNDDSTTDVAQLVNIYDGPVFIDRTQDTIFYWVKAKEEKVNKIFLPKKPVLSSVPKTAVNRNIELKFDDGRYTYFFETGDGNTYIYPDKNSSQFKKDASYIFDVGIKEERFFDVKIRAFYEDFFHGEFKTSFTIDKLPPEKPEVSFTPPISPTNSDVKIKIKSVSAETIVEIEPPIFTSSSKDEIVLTGSVGEKTVYSVNIYNKDEAGNKSANVNKEFIIDRNAVYVDNNYKIKNPDGNPSKPFSSIYEAVDYINKVSLLQQNKISSEKWKIYVRGDCILNEAVLITRNIKITSAGQKTSIHFSKNSGFVVIGANFEIENFKIFRRERTEEPREVPIIYADNASIKLNNVNLQAFEGGPILNSVYSHLDISDTKIISEQTKHCLIFNLNNSSAVFQNTDFTGKGFSVAAISASNSIIELDNLNASLSPNFTARFLEAWNSEISLGRLNLIRLPEEAANKDTAVWYNKNSKMDIKFKPIVRGFLNSIEREP; from the coding sequence TTGAAAAAACTTAAGATTTATAGCATTCTTAAAATAGGTTTCATTCTAGCAGCGTTTAGCTTGTTTGCTTTAGATTTAAATTGCTATGAATTGGATGAACTCGAAATAAAACAAGATTACAAAAAAGACGGTGTAAACCTTGATATAAAATATCCTGAAAGCGAAGAGTCTTACGTTTTTTATAGATCTTTTAATCCCAATACTAATCTGTATAAAGGCGGTAAACTAAAAAAAGGCGAAAAACCGTTTTTTGATTTTGGAACGGAGCTTTGTGTTTGGGTACAAACATCATCAGGCTCAATGAGCAGACCTTCTCATTTGATTATTGAGCCCTTGAAAGAAAAAAAACTTTTAAATGTTTTAAGTCCTCAAGAGGGTATTTGGAGTGAGACTCAAAAACTTATAATTCAACATCCTCCTAAAACACAAATTATATATTCCGTTGATGGAAGCGATCCCTCGGACTTCGGTCTTTTATATACGGAACCTATCAACCTTGAAAAAGAAGGAAAAATAGAGCTTAGAGTAAAAGCCGTATCCGAATCGGGGAATATTACAGAGAAGATAATAAACTATGAAGTATCTCCCTCAGGCCTTCCTTCCCCTAAAATACCTGAGCCCGCTTTAAATGAAGAGCCCGATAAAGATTTAGAGTACAATATTTTAAATTGGTATTTTTTGGAATTTAATTCCGATGTGCCTATTTATTATTTGACCAAAAAAACAAATGATGATTCAACAACAGATGTTGCCCAACTTGTAAATATTTATGACGGGCCTGTTTTTATTGATAGAACTCAAGATACCATATTTTACTGGGTAAAAGCAAAAGAAGAAAAGGTAAATAAAATATTTTTACCTAAAAAACCTGTTTTATCCTCGGTACCCAAGACAGCAGTAAATAGAAATATTGAGCTTAAATTTGATGATGGGCGCTATACTTATTTTTTTGAAACAGGTGACGGCAATACTTATATTTATCCCGATAAAAATTCTTCCCAATTTAAAAAAGATGCATCTTATATTTTTGATGTAGGAATAAAAGAAGAACGTTTTTTTGATGTTAAAATAAGAGCTTTCTATGAAGACTTCTTTCATGGCGAGTTTAAAACATCATTTACAATAGATAAGCTGCCTCCCGAAAAACCTGAAGTTTCTTTTACCCCTCCCATATCGCCTACAAATTCGGATGTAAAAATAAAAATTAAATCGGTTTCAGCTGAGACAATAGTGGAAATTGAACCTCCTATTTTTACTTCATCTTCAAAGGATGAAATTGTTTTAACCGGCTCTGTAGGAGAAAAAACGGTTTATTCCGTAAATATTTATAATAAGGATGAAGCCGGTAATAAGAGTGCAAATGTCAATAAAGAATTTATAATAGATAGAAATGCCGTATATGTAGATAATAATTATAAGATCAAAAATCCCGATGGAAATCCATCAAAACCTTTTTCCTCTATTTATGAAGCCGTTGATTATATAAATAAGGTATCTTTATTGCAACAAAATAAGATAAGTTCCGAAAAATGGAAAATATATGTAAGAGGTGATTGTATTTTAAATGAAGCTGTGCTTATTACAAGAAATATAAAAATTACCTCTGCAGGTCAAAAGACCTCAATTCATTTTTCTAAAAATTCAGGTTTTGTTGTAATAGGTGCGAATTTTGAAATTGAAAACTTTAAGATTTTTAGAAGGGAAAGGACTGAAGAACCGCGTGAGGTTCCGATAATTTATGCGGATAATGCAAGTATAAAACTTAATAATGTAAATCTTCAAGCTTTTGAAGGCGGCCCTATTTTAAATTCCGTTTATTCTCATTTGGATATATCCGATACTAAGATAATTTCGGAACAGACAAAGCACTGCCTTATATTTAACCTAAATAACTCTTCAGCCGTTTTTCAAAATACTGATTTTACAGGAAAAGGGTTTTCGGTTGCAGCGATTTCCGCTTCAAATTCGATTATTGAGCTTGATAATCTAAACGCCTCTCTTAGTCCGAATTTTACTGCAAGGTTTTTGGAGGCTTGGAATTCCGAAATATCTTTAGGAAGGCTTAACCTTATCCGTTTGCCTGAAGAGGCTGCAAATAAAGATACCGCTGTTTGGTATAATAAAAATTCAAAAATGGATATTAAATTCAAACCCATTGTCAGAGGTTTTTTAAATTCAATTGAGAGAGAACCATAA
- a CDS encoding ribonuclease HII, with amino-acid sequence MLCGIDEAGRGPLAGPVTAAAVILPSSFDFSILKDSKKLTEKKREEVRKTIYADPNVLWSIGWASNYEIDEINILQATFLAMERAYEGLYLKLQEFCKLNNDKFIEPDIIVDGNFIPNIKNCSSIKALVKADDSVYEVMAASILAKTARDRMMIRYSWIYPEYGYEKHKGYGTKKHIEAIRFNGYSPIQRSSFYVKNL; translated from the coding sequence ATGTTATGCGGTATAGATGAAGCGGGAAGAGGTCCCCTTGCAGGCCCTGTTACGGCAGCTGCCGTTATCCTTCCGAGCAGCTTTGATTTTTCAATTTTAAAAGATTCAAAAAAACTGACAGAAAAAAAAAGAGAAGAAGTGCGTAAAACCATATATGCCGACCCAAATGTTCTTTGGTCTATCGGCTGGGCATCCAATTACGAAATAGATGAGATAAATATCTTGCAGGCAACTTTTTTGGCAATGGAAAGAGCTTATGAAGGCCTTTATTTAAAACTTCAAGAATTCTGTAAATTAAACAATGATAAATTTATAGAACCGGATATTATTGTTGACGGTAACTTTATTCCCAATATTAAAAATTGTTCTTCGATTAAGGCTCTCGTAAAGGCTGATGATTCCGTTTATGAGGTTATGGCGGCTTCTATTTTAGCAAAGACTGCAAGAGATAGAATGATGATACGCTACTCTTGGATTTATCCGGAATACGGATATGAAAAACACAAGGGGTATGGAACAAAAAAACATATAGAAGCAATTAGATTTAACGGCTATAGTCCGATTCAGCGCAGTTCTTTTTATGTAAAAAATTTGTAA
- a CDS encoding YbaB/EbfC family nucleoid-associated protein, translating into MNPFDIMKNAKEIQAKIANIKSDLDQEVVEGVSGGGLVKIRLKGSFEVESIFLDPIAVDNRDVPMLQDLVRAAHNDAVAKLKELLQNKLGPLASFAGGLPF; encoded by the coding sequence TTGAATCCTTTTGATATTATGAAAAATGCAAAAGAAATTCAAGCAAAAATTGCTAATATTAAATCAGACCTTGATCAAGAAGTTGTTGAAGGTGTATCGGGCGGAGGTCTTGTAAAAATCCGTTTAAAAGGCAGTTTTGAAGTTGAATCTATCTTCCTTGATCCTATAGCTGTAGATAATCGTGATGTTCCTATGCTTCAGGATTTAGTCAGGGCTGCTCATAATGATGCAGTGGCAAAATTAAAAGAACTTTTACAAAATAAACTTGGGCCCCTTGCAAGTTTTGCAGGCGGTTTACCTTTTTAA
- the recR gene encoding recombination mediator RecR: MNAIDSVIDSFSRLPGIGHKSAARIAYHLLKQGPADALRLAEAVSTLHEKIHPCTICGSYTEDETCSICADETRDRATICVVGFPQDVNTISSIPEYRGLFHVLGGLIAPLEGIGPDQLHISELIRRIHEGGITEVILATNPTIEGDTTALYIQKILQDLPVNITRLASGLPVGGDLEYADRLTLARSLNGRIKF, translated from the coding sequence ATGAATGCTATTGATTCCGTTATAGACTCATTTTCCCGCCTTCCCGGTATAGGTCATAAGAGTGCTGCCCGCATCGCCTATCATCTTCTAAAACAAGGGCCTGCGGATGCCTTGCGTTTAGCGGAAGCTGTTTCTACCTTACACGAGAAAATTCATCCTTGTACTATATGCGGTTCTTATACCGAAGATGAGACTTGTTCTATTTGTGCGGATGAAACAAGGGATAGGGCAACTATCTGTGTAGTAGGCTTTCCTCAGGATGTGAATACAATTTCTTCAATCCCTGAATATCGAGGTCTGTTTCATGTTCTGGGCGGACTTATAGCTCCCCTTGAAGGTATAGGCCCCGATCAATTACATATAAGCGAGCTTATCAGACGTATTCATGAAGGCGGAATTACAGAGGTTATTCTTGCAACCAACCCTACGATTGAAGGCGATACTACGGCCCTGTACATTCAAAAAATATTGCAGGACCTGCCTGTTAATATAACGAGGCTTGCCTCAGGCTTACCTGTCGGAGGCGATTTGGAATATGCCGATCGTTTAACCCTTGCAAGGAGTTTAAACGGCCGCATTAAATTTTAA
- a CDS encoding diphosphate--fructose-6-phosphate 1-phosphotransferase, producing the protein MNESTMQRLRYNYEPKIPKVFAEPLSLIKPEIGEATHAQSNQAELKEIFPHTYGMPIIRFVKGKSELEHKPLKFGVILSGGQAPGGHNVISGLFDALKKGNANSKLYGFLRGPEGLVKGRYVEIKKALIDKYRNTGGFDIIGSGRTKIETEEQIESSIQNVKKLKLDALIIIGGDDSNTNAAFLAKYFIQAKLDTKVIGVPKTIDGDLKNQYIETSFGFDTATKLYSELIGNICRDVNSARKYWHFIKLMGRSASHIALECALKTQPNVCLIGEELAEKKVTLQQVTDYIVDIIVKRSQKGENFGVVLVPEGIIEFIPEMDELIEEINDIMAEKTSAFSKLKTFAGKKSWLQKHLSKKAFALFDNLPENISLQLLMDRDPHGNVQVSRIETEKLLIDLVTRKITEMKKEGTYNGKFSTYAHFFGYEGRSAFPSNFDSDYCYTLGFTAFLLALNGFSGYIASVKNLTDEVEHWLPCGVPLSMMMNMERRKGKMTPVIKKSVVDLNGKPFKTYEKNRDKWAVETLYRFPGAIQYFGDLEVCDIPTKTLLLEKGNLKEKRKKK; encoded by the coding sequence ATGAATGAATCCACAATGCAGAGATTGCGCTATAATTACGAACCGAAAATCCCAAAAGTATTTGCGGAACCTTTGAGTTTGATTAAGCCGGAAATAGGAGAGGCTACACACGCACAATCTAATCAGGCGGAATTAAAAGAAATATTCCCACATACTTACGGAATGCCCATTATAAGATTTGTAAAGGGAAAATCGGAACTAGAGCATAAGCCCTTAAAATTCGGTGTCATTCTTTCGGGGGGACAGGCTCCCGGAGGTCACAACGTAATTTCCGGTCTTTTTGATGCCCTAAAAAAAGGTAATGCAAATTCCAAACTTTACGGATTTTTAAGAGGCCCTGAAGGTTTGGTAAAAGGGCGTTATGTCGAAATAAAAAAAGCCTTAATCGATAAGTACAGAAATACGGGCGGCTTTGACATAATCGGGTCAGGAAGAACAAAGATAGAAACTGAGGAACAGATTGAAAGTTCTATTCAAAACGTAAAAAAATTAAAACTGGATGCCCTTATCATAATCGGAGGAGATGATTCGAATACAAATGCGGCTTTTTTGGCAAAATACTTTATTCAGGCAAAATTAGATACCAAGGTTATAGGCGTTCCAAAAACAATAGACGGCGACTTAAAAAATCAATACATCGAAACGTCCTTCGGTTTTGATACTGCAACAAAACTCTATTCGGAGTTAATCGGAAACATTTGCCGAGACGTAAATTCCGCACGTAAATATTGGCATTTTATAAAGCTCATGGGACGCTCTGCAAGCCACATAGCCCTTGAATGTGCTTTAAAAACCCAGCCCAATGTCTGCTTAATCGGTGAAGAACTGGCCGAAAAAAAGGTTACCTTACAGCAGGTTACGGATTACATTGTGGATATAATTGTAAAAAGATCCCAAAAAGGCGAAAACTTCGGGGTTGTTTTGGTTCCGGAAGGAATTATAGAATTTATCCCTGAAATGGATGAATTGATTGAAGAAATAAATGATATTATGGCTGAAAAGACTTCAGCCTTTTCAAAGCTAAAGACCTTTGCAGGAAAAAAATCTTGGCTTCAAAAACACTTGTCCAAAAAAGCCTTTGCTCTTTTTGACAACCTTCCCGAAAACATTTCTTTACAACTTTTAATGGATAGAGACCCCCACGGAAACGTTCAAGTTTCCCGCATTGAAACTGAAAAGCTTTTGATAGATTTGGTCACCAGAAAAATAACCGAGATGAAAAAGGAAGGTACATATAACGGAAAATTCAGTACCTATGCTCATTTTTTCGGATATGAGGGGCGCTCTGCCTTTCCTTCAAACTTTGATTCGGACTATTGTTATACCTTGGGCTTTACAGCCTTTTTATTGGCTCTTAACGGCTTTTCAGGTTATATAGCTTCGGTTAAAAACCTGACTGATGAGGTAGAACATTGGCTTCCTTGCGGCGTGCCTCTTTCCATGATGATGAATATGGAAAGAAGAAAGGGTAAGATGACTCCGGTTATAAAAAAATCCGTAGTCGATCTAAACGGTAAACCTTTTAAAACCTATGAAAAAAATAGGGATAAGTGGGCTGTCGAAACCCTTTACCGATTTCCCGGAGCAATTCAATATTTCGGAGACCTTGAAGTATGCGACATACCTACTAAAACCCTCTTACTCGAAAAAGGAAATTTAAAAGAAAAGAGAAAGAAAAAATAA
- a CDS encoding lipoate--protein ligase, whose product MKYIVNNSHDPEYNMAFEEYCFRNLPLENEEYVFLWSNSPTILLGKNQNTYQEINEKYINENGIKVVRRITGGGAIYQDLENLNFSFVTKTKGNEKIDFKKYYIPIVNALKKIGVDAELSGRNDVTIEGQKCIGASQSVWQGRVLSDGSILFNVEMEALSKALTVRKEKLESKGVKSVRSRVTNIKPYLKRDITVDQFKDELLKAIFEVENQEPVEYKLSEEELKGVMKIYEERFSRKEWNYGASPKAEYSHYERFPIGSIEVFFNVENMKINSLKIHGDFFGTADKAELEELLNGCEYSENVLTEKLRNTDLTPYFGNLEKKDFIGMFFK is encoded by the coding sequence ATGAAATACATAGTTAACAATTCGCATGACCCCGAATATAATATGGCTTTTGAAGAGTATTGCTTTAGGAACCTTCCTTTGGAAAATGAGGAATATGTTTTTTTATGGAGTAACAGCCCCACTATTCTTTTAGGTAAAAATCAAAACACCTATCAGGAAATAAACGAAAAATATATAAACGAAAATGGTATAAAGGTTGTCAGACGCATTACGGGCGGAGGAGCCATCTATCAAGACCTCGAAAACTTAAACTTTTCTTTTGTTACAAAAACAAAGGGAAACGAAAAGATTGATTTTAAAAAATATTATATTCCGATTGTAAATGCTTTAAAAAAAATCGGAGTTGATGCAGAGCTTTCAGGCAGAAACGATGTTACGATTGAAGGGCAAAAATGTATAGGGGCGTCTCAGTCGGTTTGGCAGGGACGGGTTTTAAGTGACGGCTCCATTCTTTTTAATGTGGAAATGGAAGCCCTTTCCAAAGCCTTGACTGTCCGAAAAGAAAAACTTGAATCGAAAGGCGTAAAAAGTGTCCGCTCAAGGGTAACAAATATAAAACCATATTTAAAACGCGATATTACAGTTGACCAATTTAAAGACGAACTTTTAAAAGCAATCTTTGAAGTTGAAAACCAAGAGCCTGTAGAATATAAACTTTCGGAAGAAGAACTTAAAGGCGTTATGAAAATTTATGAGGAAAGATTTTCCCGTAAAGAATGGAATTACGGAGCCTCTCCAAAGGCAGAATATTCTCACTACGAGCGTTTTCCAATAGGCAGTATCGAAGTATTTTTTAATGTTGAAAACATGAAAATAAATTCTTTAAAAATTCACGGGGATTTTTTCGGTACAGCCGATAAGGCAGAACTAGAAGAACTTTTAAACGGCTGCGAGTATTCCGAAAATGTTTTAACAGAAAAACTTAGAAACACTGATTTAACACCCTACTTCGGAAATCTGGAAAAAAAAGATTTTATCGGAATGTTTTTTAAGTAA